A genomic segment from Ovis aries strain OAR_USU_Benz2616 breed Rambouillet chromosome 26, ARS-UI_Ramb_v3.0, whole genome shotgun sequence encodes:
- the LOC100302545 gene encoding centrin-2, which translates to MASNFKKANMASTTQRKRMSPKPELTEEQKQEIREAFDLFDADGTGTIDVKELKVAMRALGFEPKKEEIKKMISEIDKEGTGKMNFSDFLTVMTQKMSEKDTKEEILKAFKLFDDDETGKISFKNLKRVAKELGENLSDEELQEMIDEADRDGDGEVNEQEFLRIMKKTSLY; encoded by the coding sequence ATGGCCTCTAACTTTAAGAAGGCAAACATGGCATCGACTACCCAGCGAAAAAGGATGAGTCCTAAACCTGAGCTTACCGAAGAGCAGAAACAGGAAATTCGAGAAGCCTTTGATCTCTTTGATGCTGATGGAACTGGGACAATTGATGTTAAGGAACTTAAGGTGGCAATGAGGGCCCTGGGCTTTgaaccaaaaaaagaagagatcaAGAAAATGATAAGCGAAATTGATAAGGAAGGGACAGGAAAAATGAACTTTAGTGACTTTTTAACTGTGATGACTCAGAAAATGTCTGAGAAGGATACCAAAGAAGAAATCTTGAAAGCCTTCAAGCTCTTTGATGATGATGAGACTGGGAAGATATCATTCAAAAACCTCAAACGTGTGGCCAAGGAGTTGGGTGAGAACCTCTCTGACGAGGAGCTGCAGGAAATGATTGATGAAGCTGATCGAGATGGAGACGGAGAAGTCAATGAGCAGGAGTTCCTGCGCATTATGAAGAAGACGAGCCTTTATTAA